From a single Kryptolebias marmoratus isolate JLee-2015 linkage group LG17, ASM164957v2, whole genome shotgun sequence genomic region:
- the slc18a3b gene encoding probable vesicular acetylcholine transporter-B yields the protein MDGEGGPSGLAKTAAVKLSEMGERTKQFGSAMRDPHQQKRIILVIVCVALLLDNMLYMVIVPIIPDYLADLETEQSEHVHVVLHPNTSSANSTSQDKSNNLDIQIGVLFASKAILQLLVNPLSGTFIDRVGYDIPLLIGLTVMFVSTCIFAFGENYATLFVARSLQGLGSAFADTSGFAMIADKYTEETERSRALGISLAFISFGSLVAPPFGGVLYEFAGKRVPFIVLASVCLADGFLLLTVIKPFSNRTRDNMPVGTPIYRLMIDPYIVVVAGALTVANIPLAFLEPTIANWMETTMHSSQWEMGLTWLPAFFPHILGVFITVKLAAKNPHLQWFYGALGMVIIGASSCTVPACKTFGQLIAPLCGICFGIALVDTALLPTLAFLVDVRYVSVYGSVYAIADISYSIAYAMGPIVAGQIVHNLGFVQLNLGMGLVNVLYAPALLLLRNVCQMKPSYSERDNLLDEAPQGLYDTIKMEEVRAKKKGYNSAGNCLPVDENGFDPFRAQRSVSEESSGLEYT from the coding sequence ATGGATGGAGAAGGAGGACCGTCCGGGCTGGCCAAAACAGCCGCTGTCAAACTGTCCGAGATGGGAGAAAGAACCAAACAGTTCGGCTCCGCGATGAGAGACCCTCACCAGCAGAAGAGGATCATATTAGTGATCGTCTGCGTGGCTCTGCTGCTGGACAATATGCTCTACATGGTGATCGTGCCAATTATCCCGGACTATCTGGCTGATCTGGAGACTGAGCAGTCAGAGCACGTCCACGTAGTGTTGCACCCCAACACCTCTTCAGCCAACAGCACAAGTCAAGACAAAAGCAACAACTTAGACATTCAAATAGGAGTACTTTTTGCTTCCAAAGCCATCCTGCAGCTCTTAGTCAACCCCCTGTCGGGAACTTTTATAGACCGAGTCGGATACGACATCCCTCTTTTGATCGGACTCACAGTCATGTTCGTGTCCACGTGCATTTTTGCTTTCGGGGAGAACTACGCGACCCTGTTCGTGGCCCGGAGCCTGCAGGGTCTGGGCTCAGCTTTCGCGGATACGTCCGGGTTCGCGATGATCGCCGACAAGTACACGGAGGAGACGGAGAGGAGCCGCGCGCTCGGCATCTCGCTGGCCTTCATCTCCTTCGGGAGCCTCGTGGCGCCTCCTTTCGGGGGCGTCCTGTACGAGTTCGCGGGCAAAAGGGTGCCCTTCATCGTGCTCGCCTCCGTCTGCCTGGCGGACGGCTTCCTGCTGCTCACCGTCATCAAGCCCTTCTCCAACAGAACTCGAGACAACATGCCAGTGGGCACCCCCATCTACAGACTCATGATTGACCCCTACATCGTTGTGGTGGCCGGGGCGCTCACAGTGGCCAACATCCCGCTTGCCTTCCTGGAGCCCACCATCGCCAACTGGATGGAGACCACCATGCACTCCTCCCAGTGGGAAATGGGACTCACTTGGCTGCCGGCCTTTTTCCCCCACATCCTGGGAGTGTTCATCACAGTCAAACTGGCAGCAAAGAACCCACACTTGCAGTGGTTCTACGGAGCGTTGGGGATGGTGATCATAGGCGCGAGCTCCTGCACGGTGCCCGCGTGCAAAACTTTCGGGCAGCTCATCGCGCCACTGTGCGGCATTTGCTTTGGCATCGCGCTGGTGGACACGGCGCTGCTGCCGACGCTCGCGTTTCTAGTGGACGTGCGTTATGTCTCCGTGTACGGCAGCGTTTATGCCATCGCGGATATTTCATACTCCATCGCCTACGCCATGGGTCCGATCGTAGCCGGGCAGATCGTGCACAACCTGGGCTTTGTGCAGCTTAACCTGGGCATGGGTCTCGTCAACGTGCTTTACGCGccggcgctgctgctgctgcgcaaCGTGTGCCAAATGAAACCGTCCTACTCCGAGAGGGATAACCTTCTAGATGAGGCTCCGCAGGGGCTGTACGATACGATCAAGATGGAGGAGGTGAGGGCTAAAAAGAAGGGCTACAATTCGGCGGGGAACTGCCTGCCAGTGGATGAGAATGGGTTCGACCCGTTCAGAGCGCAGCGGTCCGTGTCTGAGGAGTCCTCCGGTCTGGAGTACACCTAA